The Parafrankia discariae genomic sequence GGCCGAGCCGGCGGCGCCGACCGGCCCGTTGGTGGAATCAGCACTCACGTGGTCGGCCTCCTCGGTCGCCTCGGCCGGCGGCGGCCGTCGAGCGGATCGTCCTCGACTCCGGTGCCCTCGCCCGCTCCGGCACCCGTTCCCGCACCGGCGCTCCCCGCGGAGGCGGTGCCCGCCGGAGGCGCGAAGGGCTCGTCCGGCTCGTCCTCGCCGGAGTAGAGCGAGGCACCGACCGGACGGTCGTCGTCCTCCGGGCGGGCGACCCAGCGGACGATGAGCTCACCGAGCGGGCGCTCCTGCTCGAAGACGATCCGGCCCTCCCGGAACAGCTCCAGCAGGGCCAGGAAGCGCGCGACGACCTCGATCGTCTCGGCCAGGCCCGCGCACAGCGCGGTGAACGACGCGGCACCCAGCTCCCGCAGCATCCCGATCACCGCGATCATGTGCTCGCGGACGCTGACCCGGGGCAGGTGGACGTGGTCGGTGGCGACCTGCGGGGGCAGCGGCGGCTCACGCAGCCGGGCGGCGAGCGCGGCGAGCTCGGACGGCCCGATGCTGATCTGCACCTCGGGCAGCGCGGCGGCGTAGCGCGGCTCCAGCGGCACCGCCCGGGGGACGAACCTCGACTCCAGCGCCATCATCGCGGTGAAGATCGCGGCGGCCTCCTTGTACGCCCGGTACTGGAGCAGCCGGGCGAACAGCAGGTCACGGGCCTCCAGCAGAGCGAGGTCCTCGGCCTCGTCGGCGGAGATCGCGCCGGGCAGCAGGCGGGCGGCCTTCAGGTCGAGCAGCGTCGCCGCGATCACCAGGAACTCGGTGGCCTGACCGAGGTCGAAGTGCTTGCCCAGCCGTCTGATGTGCGCGACGAACTCGTCGGTCACCTGGGACAGCGCCACCTCGGTGACGTCCAGCCGATGCTTGGCGATCAGCGAGAGCAGCAGGTCGAAGGGGCCGGAGAAGTTCTCCAGTTCGACGACGAACGGCTCGGTGCGCCCACCGCGCGCGGTCGGCACGGCCTTCGCGGAGGGCTCCCCGCGCCCGGTCGACCCGGAAGCCGCCGGTTCAGCCACCGCCGGGTCGGCCACCGCCGGGCCGAGCACGCCCACGCCGGTGGCCGTGTCTGTCCCGGACGAGCTCATACGGACACGTTACGCCCTGTGACGTATCGTCCCGACGTGCGCACCGGACGCATCCACCAGGGCGTCCGGCTACGGCAGCTCCATCCCGATCAGGGAGCCCAGGCCGCGGGTGAGCGGCCAGATCAACTGGCCGATCACCGACGGGAACCCGGGGAACAGCACCGGAAGAATGATCACCGCAAGGATGATCACCACCCCGAGGTTGCCCTCGGTGAGCTTGTAGTTCGCCTTGCGCCAGCCCTCGGACTGCGGGCCGAGCAGGAACAGGATGCGCCCGCCGTCCGTCGGCGGCACCGGGACCAGGCTGAGGATGCACAGCGACCCGAAGGTGATCGCCATCCACAGCAGCAGCTCCACCGAGAAGGTGCCGCCGACGATCTCGGCCGCCCGGTCACCGGTGTCGATCACCGCGCGCCGGGTGAGCGCGCGGGCGCCGGCGAGCGACGCGAGCGCGAGCAGCGCGTAGGAGAGCGGACCCGCGAGCAGGGCGGCGGCCACGTGGAAACGGCGCTTGCGCCAGACGTCGTTCATCCGGATCGGCTCCGCCCACCCGACCCCGCCGATGAGCACGCCGACCCAGCTGAACGGGCTGATCCGCTGAGTGCCCACCCCGGCGGTCAGCCGCCCGGAGCGCCTCGGGATCGGGTCGCGGGCCAGCCGGGCCGCGAGGATCTGCGCGCCGTCGTGGACGACGATGCCGATGACGAAGGCGAGCACGATCCCGAGCAGCGCCGCGGGCTCGGCAAGGTGAAACAGCACGGCTTGTCGTCCGTCCCCGATCCGTCGTCCTACCCGAGACCCGCCGACCGGGTCCCGCTGCGCCTGCCGGCCCGCCGGCTGGCCGGCCCGCCGGCTGGCCGAGAGGTCAGCCGGGCGGGCCGGCCCGGGTCACCCGACCGCGGGCGGCGTCGCGTAGCGCGCCATGAGCTCCCGGGCCAGCCGACGGTATCCGGCCGCACCGACGGAGGTCGGCGCGTAGGTCGTGATCGGTTCCCCGGCCACGGTGGTCTCCGGGAACCGTACCGTCCGGTTGATCACCGTGTGGAAGACCTCGTCGGGAAACCGCTCGACGACCCGGGCGAGCACCTCGCGGGCGTGCAGGGTACGGGCGTCGTACATGGTCGCCAGGATGCCCGCGAGTTCCAGGCGGGAGTTCAGCCGCTCGCGCACCTTGTCGATGGTCTGCAGGAGCAGCGCCACCCCGCGCAGCGCGAAGTACTCGCACTCCAGCGGGACCATGACGGCGTCGGCGGCCGTGAGGGCGTTGACCGTGAGCAGGCCCAGCGACGGCTGGCAGTCGATGAGGATGACGTCGTAGACGTCCATCACCGGGGCGAGGGTGCGGGCCAGGCTGTGCTCGCGGCCGACCTCGGTGACCAGCAGCACCTCGGCGGCCGAGAGGTCGATGTTGCTGGGCAGCAGATCGAGGTTCTCGACCTGGGTCTCGACGATGGTGTCCTGGATGTCCGCGTCGCCGCCGAGCAGCAGATCGTGCACGGTGACGTCGAACTGCATCGGGTTGATGCCCAGGCCCACCGAGAGCGCGCCCTGGGGGTCGAAGTCGACGAGCAGCACCCGCCGGCCGTACTCGGCGAGCGCGGCGCCCAGATTGATCGTGCTCGTGGTCTTGCCTACGCCACCCTTCTGGTTGCACATGGCGACGACCCACGCGGGGCCGTGTGTGGTCAGCGGAGCCGGGACGGGGAACACCGGCATCGGGCGGCCGGTCGGACCGGGCTTGCCGACGCCCTCGTCGGGTTCCTCGCCCCCGACCTCAAGCCGGCCGTCCTCGGACAGGCGGGGCTCGCCGACCGTCACCTCACCGTAGTAGCGGCGGCCCGGCGGACCGGAAACCGCGGCGGAGTCGGAACGGACCACGGTGTACCTGCTCCTCACGACTGCTCGGACAGTCCCTGCGCGAATGTCTCTGGTTCGGGTGCCTCTGCTCCGGGTGCCTCAGCGTCGGGTGCGTCCGCATCGGCTGATACCGCGTCAGCTGTTACTGCGTCGGCTGTTACTGCTTCCCGGCGGAGGTCTCCTCCTGTGACGAGCAGAAACGGACCGGTTGGAGCGTACCGACTTGGACCCGGTATCGGTGGCCTCGGGGCCCGCCAGTCGGCGTGTCGCGTTCCTCGCCTCATGTGTGACTCGAACTTCGGTGCCCACCCGGCGCGTTTCGCGGTGATATCTGCGGTACTTCATCCTGCGCTCCAGGTACCCGTCATGCACGCCGACGCGCGGCCGAACACAGATTCGACCCGCGCGCAGCCGCCGGGCCGACGCCGCGGGCACAGCGCCGCTCCCCCGTCACCCGGCGGGACCCGGTTACCGCCGGGACCCGGTTACCCGCCGACATTGCGGTGAGATGACGGTCGGGTGTTGGCTGACGTCCAGATGAGCCGGTGGTGACACGGCGATGTGGTTACCCGGCGACGGTGAAAGGGAGTGCCATGACGGATGGCCCGCAGGCAGTGACGGTGGAGGCGGTCGTCGCGGTCGAGAAGGGCGCGCCGGTGGCGCTGACGCGGATCGTCGTGCCCCCGCCGGGCCCCGGGGAGGCCCGGGTCCGGGTGCAGGCGTGCGGGGTGTGCCACACCGACCTGCACTACCGCGAGGGCGCGATCAACGACGACTACCCCTTCCTGCTCGGCCACGAGGCGGCCGGGACGGTCGAGGCCGTCGGCGAGGGGGTCACCTCGGTCGCCCCGGGTGACTACGTGGTGCTGGCCTGGCGGGCGCCGTGCGGGACGTGCCGGTCGTGCCTGCGCGGAGCGCCCTGGTACTGCTTCGACTCCCGCAACGCCGTCAACCCGATGACCCTGCAGGACGGCACCCCGCTCGCCCCCGCGCTGGGCATCGGCGCCTTCACGCCGCTGACGCTGGTGGCCGCCGGGCAGTGCGTCAAGGTCGACCCGGCCGTCCCGCCGCAGGCCGCGGGCCTGATCGGCTGCGGGGTCATGGCCGGCTTCGGCGCCGCGGTGAACACCGGACGGGTCACCCGCGGGGAGACGGTCGCGGTCTTCGGCTGCGGCGGGGTCGGCGACGCGGCCATCGCCGGCGCGTCGGTCGCCGGCGCGCGCCGGATAATCGCCGTGGACGTGGACGACCGCAAACTCGAGTGGGCCCGCGGGTTCGGCGCGACCGACGTGGTGAACTCCCGGAGCGTGGACCCGGTGGAGGCCGTGCGGGCGCTGACCGGCGGCAACGGGGCGGACGTCGTGATCGAGGCGGTCGGCCGGCCCGAGACCTACCGGCAGGCCTTCTTCTCCCGCGACCTGGCCGGGCGGCTGGTGCTCGTCGGCGTGCCCGACCCGTCGATGACCGTCGAGCTGCCGCTCATCGAGGTGTTCAGCCGTGGCGGTTCGCTGGCGTCGTCCTGGTACGGCGACTGCCTCCCGACCAGGGATTTCCCGATCATCATCGACCTGCACCGCGGCGGCCGGCTCGACCTGGCCGCGTTCGTCACCGAGACGGTCGGCATCGGCGACGTCGAGCGGGCGTTCGAGCGGATGCGGCGCGGTGACGTGCTGCGCAGCGTCGTCCTGATCTGAGCGTGGCCCTGATCCGCGCGTCGTCCTGATCCTGGGCGCCCTCCCGTTCCGGTGAATCCGGACGGGTACGGCGGGCCGACGAGGTGCCTCGGGGGCAGGCCGGACGGGTACGGTCGTGCCGGGTCGGCCGGTGCACGAACCGGCGCGGAGAGGAGTTCCCTGTGGCGGTCAGCGGCGGTCAACGGATCGATCGGGTGATCACCCGCGGCGACTTCACCCTCGACGGCCAGTCGTTCACCGTCGACAACAACGTGTGGCTCGTCGGCGACGAGCGGTCGGTGGTCGTCGTCGACGCGGCGCACGACCCGTCCGTCATCGAGGCGGCGGTGGACGGCCGGCGGGTGTCGCTGATCATCGCGACGCACGGCCACAACGACCACATCAACGCGGCCGCCGAGCTGGCCGACCGGGTGCGCGCCCCGATCGCGCTGCACCCGGCCGACGCGGCGCTGTGGCGGCAGGTCTACCCCGAGCGAGGGCCGGACGAGGCGCTGCGTGACGGCCAGGTGATCCCGATCCCGGGCGGTTCCCTGCGCGTGCTGCACACCCCCGGCCACTCCCCGGGCGGCGTCAGCCTGTTCGGGGAGATCAACGGCGACCCCGTGCTCTTCAGCGGGGACACCCTGTTCCGCGGCGGCCCGGGGGCGACCGGCCGGTCGTTCTCCGACTTCCCGACCATCCTGGCGTCCATCCGGGCGAAGCTGCTCACCCTGCCCTCCGGAACGGTCGTGCACACCGGCCACGGCGACGACACGACCGTCGGCGAGGAAGCCGTGGACTACGACGACTGGGTACGCCGCGGCCACTGACCGCCACTGGTCGGCCGGCAGTCCCGGGCGACCCGTTTCCGGAGCTATTCCGGTGCCGTCGATCACCGTGCGGGGACTGTTCCCGCGCGATTTCCCGCCGGGACTCGCGACAGATCAGAGTCGGGATCAGAGTCTCGATGAGAGTCGGGACGAGAGTCGATCAAAGCCGGGATCAGATCAGCGTTCAGGTGCCTTCAGGCGCCGTATCCGCCGGGCTGAGCGCCTTCGTATTCATCCGGGCATCACCGGTGACGAAACGCCGGTCGGCGCGAACCCGAAGCCCACTGAAACCGGGCAGATCACGATGGCCGGCGAAAGCCGGGCGGCTCAGGCGGCGCGGTCCTCCCGACGGAACTGGCGCAGCTGCCGGCGCAGCCTGATCTGCGGGATCACGCCGATCAGGAGCCCGACCAGCAACCCCGCCGCGGCGGAGGCGGCCAGCGCGGCGGCCACCGACATCACCTGTGTCGACCCGAACAGCCAGATACTCACCCGCTGGTCGTTCTTCACCACGAACACGATGACCGCGATCGCGATCAGCAGCACCAGCACGGTGATCGC encodes the following:
- a CDS encoding segregation and condensation protein A, whose product is MSSSGTDTATGVGVLGPAVADPAVAEPAASGSTGRGEPSAKAVPTARGGRTEPFVVELENFSGPFDLLLSLIAKHRLDVTEVALSQVTDEFVAHIRRLGKHFDLGQATEFLVIAATLLDLKAARLLPGAISADEAEDLALLEARDLLFARLLQYRAYKEAAAIFTAMMALESRFVPRAVPLEPRYAAALPEVQISIGPSELAALAARLREPPLPPQVATDHVHLPRVSVREHMIAVIGMLRELGAASFTALCAGLAETIEVVARFLALLELFREGRIVFEQERPLGELIVRWVARPEDDDRPVGASLYSGEDEPDEPFAPPAGTASAGSAGAGTGAGAGEGTGVEDDPLDGRRRPRRPRRPTT
- a CDS encoding M50 family metallopeptidase, with the translated sequence MLFHLAEPAALLGIVLAFVIGIVVHDGAQILAARLARDPIPRRSGRLTAGVGTQRISPFSWVGVLIGGVGWAEPIRMNDVWRKRRFHVAAALLAGPLSYALLALASLAGARALTRRAVIDTGDRAAEIVGGTFSVELLLWMAITFGSLCILSLVPVPPTDGGRILFLLGPQSEGWRKANYKLTEGNLGVVIILAVIILPVLFPGFPSVIGQLIWPLTRGLGSLIGMELP
- a CDS encoding ParA family protein; translation: MVRSDSAAVSGPPGRRYYGEVTVGEPRLSEDGRLEVGGEEPDEGVGKPGPTGRPMPVFPVPAPLTTHGPAWVVAMCNQKGGVGKTTSTINLGAALAEYGRRVLLVDFDPQGALSVGLGINPMQFDVTVHDLLLGGDADIQDTIVETQVENLDLLPSNIDLSAAEVLLVTEVGREHSLARTLAPVMDVYDVILIDCQPSLGLLTVNALTAADAVMVPLECEYFALRGVALLLQTIDKVRERLNSRLELAGILATMYDARTLHAREVLARVVERFPDEVFHTVINRTVRFPETTVAGEPITTYAPTSVGAAGYRRLARELMARYATPPAVG
- a CDS encoding MBL fold metallo-hydrolase yields the protein MAVSGGQRIDRVITRGDFTLDGQSFTVDNNVWLVGDERSVVVVDAAHDPSVIEAAVDGRRVSLIIATHGHNDHINAAAELADRVRAPIALHPADAALWRQVYPERGPDEALRDGQVIPIPGGSLRVLHTPGHSPGGVSLFGEINGDPVLFSGDTLFRGGPGATGRSFSDFPTILASIRAKLLTLPSGTVVHTGHGDDTTVGEEAVDYDDWVRRGH
- a CDS encoding S-(hydroxymethyl)mycothiol dehydrogenase, with the translated sequence MTDGPQAVTVEAVVAVEKGAPVALTRIVVPPPGPGEARVRVQACGVCHTDLHYREGAINDDYPFLLGHEAAGTVEAVGEGVTSVAPGDYVVLAWRAPCGTCRSCLRGAPWYCFDSRNAVNPMTLQDGTPLAPALGIGAFTPLTLVAAGQCVKVDPAVPPQAAGLIGCGVMAGFGAAVNTGRVTRGETVAVFGCGGVGDAAIAGASVAGARRIIAVDVDDRKLEWARGFGATDVVNSRSVDPVEAVRALTGGNGADVVIEAVGRPETYRQAFFSRDLAGRLVLVGVPDPSMTVELPLIEVFSRGGSLASSWYGDCLPTRDFPIIIDLHRGGRLDLAAFVTETVGIGDVERAFERMRRGDVLRSVVLI